A genomic region of Porticoccaceae bacterium LTM1 contains the following coding sequences:
- the ftsZ gene encoding cell division protein FtsZ produces MFEIVDSIPDSAEIKVVGVGGGGGNAVRHMIDSNVEGVEFICANTDSQALKDLNNATVLQLGNNVTRGLGAGANPEVGHQAALEDRDRIADVLQGADMVFITAGMGGGTGTGGAPVVADVARELGILTVAVVTRPFKFEGRKRMAIAEEGLKHLRDRVDSLITIPNEKLLSVLGSSTSLLDAFKAANDVLLGAVQGIADLIIRPGMINVDFADVRTVMSEMGMAMMGSGEAAGEHRAREAAEAAVHSPLLEDINLQGAKGILVNITAGPDLSLGEFQDVGDTVEQFASEDATVVVGTVIDETMGDKLRVTVVATGLGRDMVPTKVVDNTTGPEVMKSNGELDYRQLDTPTITRTSRRTSQSAPVRQPTAGRPMQPSVSTEATARKLEEPKSDPDMDYLDIPAFLRRQAD; encoded by the coding sequence ATGTTCGAGATCGTAGATAGCATTCCGGATTCAGCGGAAATCAAAGTAGTCGGGGTCGGCGGTGGCGGCGGAAACGCTGTACGCCACATGATCGACAGCAACGTAGAGGGCGTCGAGTTTATCTGTGCCAACACAGACTCCCAGGCGCTTAAAGACCTCAATAACGCCACAGTACTGCAACTGGGTAACAACGTTACTCGCGGCCTGGGTGCTGGCGCCAATCCGGAAGTAGGTCATCAGGCCGCTCTGGAGGATCGCGATCGCATCGCCGACGTATTGCAGGGTGCCGATATGGTCTTCATCACCGCGGGTATGGGTGGTGGTACCGGTACCGGTGGTGCACCGGTAGTAGCCGATGTGGCGCGCGAGCTGGGTATTTTGACTGTGGCGGTAGTAACCCGCCCGTTCAAATTTGAAGGTCGCAAGCGCATGGCAATTGCCGAGGAAGGTCTCAAGCACCTGCGCGACCGGGTTGACTCGCTGATCACCATTCCGAATGAGAAGCTGCTCTCGGTACTGGGCAGCTCCACCAGTCTGCTGGACGCTTTCAAAGCGGCCAACGACGTGCTGCTGGGTGCGGTTCAGGGGATTGCTGACCTGATCATTCGCCCGGGTATGATCAACGTCGACTTCGCAGACGTTCGCACTGTCATGTCGGAAATGGGCATGGCGATGATGGGCAGTGGTGAAGCTGCCGGAGAGCATCGTGCTCGCGAAGCTGCAGAAGCCGCAGTTCACAGCCCGCTGCTGGAAGATATCAACCTGCAGGGTGCCAAGGGTATTCTGGTTAACATCACTGCTGGTCCAGATCTGTCACTGGGTGAATTTCAGGATGTCGGTGACACGGTTGAACAGTTCGCTTCCGAAGATGCCACTGTGGTAGTTGGTACCGTTATTGACGAAACCATGGGCGACAAGCTGCGGGTTACTGTGGTGGCCACCGGCCTGGGTCGCGATATGGTGCCAACCAAAGTAGTCGACAACACTACTGGCCCGGAAGTGATGAAGTCTAATGGTGAGCTGGATTATCGCCAACTGGATACGCCGACCATCACCCGCACCAGCCGTCGCACCAGTCAGTCTGCCCCGGTACGTCAGCCAACTGCTGGCCGCCCGATGCAGCCGTCGGTTTCCACTGAGGCTACGGCGCGCAAGCTGGAAGAGCCGAAGTCCGATCCGGATATGGATTACCTGGATATCCCGGCCTTCCTGCGTCGTCAGGCTGACTGA
- the argJ gene encoding bifunctional glutamate N-acetyltransferase/amino-acid acetyltransferase ArgJ → MAVGKDTFPVMHPVAGFKLGTASAGIKKPGRKDLVLMEAAPGSTVAGVFTLNAFCAAPVQVAKAHLADSSPRYLITNTGNANAGTGQQGLDNANTVCRALAAEVGVSSAEILPFSTGVIGEPLPVDKILAALPSTVQALSEEGWSDAAVGIMTTDTRPKGTSKQIDIDGNTVTITGISKGSGMIKPNMATMLGYIATDAAIEQEQLQTLISACADKSFNRITVDGDTSTNDSVVLVATGQSGVTIAPQSSGYTQFVEALEQVASELAQAIVRDGEGATKFVTVQVSGGATRQESLAAAFTVAESPLVKTALFASDPNWGRILAAVGRAGIDDLNVETVTVHLGDVLLAEKGGRAASYTEEAGQGVMDREEIEIRIDLGRGEYQETVWTTDLSYDYVKINAEYRT, encoded by the coding sequence ATGGCCGTAGGCAAAGACACTTTCCCTGTAATGCACCCCGTAGCTGGCTTCAAATTGGGTACCGCCTCCGCCGGTATTAAAAAGCCGGGACGAAAGGATCTGGTGTTAATGGAGGCAGCTCCAGGTAGTACAGTCGCAGGAGTTTTTACCCTCAACGCCTTTTGCGCGGCTCCCGTACAAGTTGCCAAAGCCCATCTTGCTGACAGCTCGCCACGCTACCTGATTACCAATACCGGAAATGCCAATGCAGGAACTGGTCAACAAGGGCTGGATAACGCCAACACGGTGTGTCGGGCCTTGGCGGCAGAAGTTGGTGTATCCAGTGCAGAAATTTTGCCTTTTTCAACAGGTGTAATTGGCGAACCCCTGCCAGTCGATAAAATTCTGGCAGCCCTGCCATCTACGGTTCAAGCGCTTAGCGAAGAGGGTTGGTCGGACGCGGCCGTTGGTATTATGACCACCGATACTCGTCCCAAAGGTACTTCAAAACAGATTGATATCGACGGAAACACTGTAACTATTACCGGAATCTCCAAGGGCTCCGGCATGATCAAGCCCAATATGGCAACCATGCTGGGATACATCGCCACGGATGCGGCTATTGAGCAGGAGCAATTACAGACTCTGATCAGCGCCTGCGCAGATAAGTCGTTTAACCGAATTACGGTTGATGGGGATACCTCTACCAACGATTCTGTTGTTCTGGTCGCTACCGGGCAGTCCGGAGTCACCATTGCACCGCAATCATCAGGTTATACGCAGTTTGTAGAGGCCCTTGAACAAGTCGCCAGTGAACTCGCGCAAGCCATTGTTCGCGACGGAGAGGGAGCTACCAAGTTCGTTACCGTTCAGGTAAGCGGTGGCGCAACACGTCAAGAGAGTCTGGCAGCGGCATTTACTGTTGCCGAGTCGCCATTAGTGAAAACAGCCTTGTTTGCTTCGGATCCGAACTGGGGGCGTATACTGGCGGCGGTTGGCCGTGCCGGAATCGATGATCTCAATGTAGAAACGGTGACGGTTCACCTGGGAGATGTTTTACTTGCCGAAAAAGGTGGGCGAGCTGCCAGTTATACCGAAGAAGCCGGTCAGGGAGTGATGGATCGCGAAGAAATTGAGATTCGTATTGACCTGGGAAGAGGTGAGTATCAGGAGACAGTCTGGACCACAGACCTCTCCTACGATTATGTGAAGATCAACGCTGAGTATCGCACCTAA
- the secA gene encoding preprotein translocase subunit SecA produces the protein MATKLLKKLFGSKNDRELRRMGKLVDKVNAREDEYRALSDEALLAKTDEFKQRLEAGESLDQLLPEAFAAVREAADRSLGMRHFDVQMIGGITLHEGNIAEMKTGEGKTLMATLPAYLNALTGGGVHIITVNDYLASRDAEWMRPVYEKLGLTVGVILSSQMPFEKQGNYEADITYGTNNEFGFDYLRDNMALRKEDRVQRGLSFAVVDEVDSILIDEARTPLIISGAASDSSETYKRINGLVQVLKARPHPDKLRNEKIQHTKVLLKRDGGEPELVGTGAALSLAAEQGKDLVLVEEGKQPLCELLPTGDFAVDEKSRSVELTEQGHEKIEDLLINEGLLQPEENLYQSTNLNLLHHVHAALKAHNLFRRDVDYIIENGSVVLIDEHTGRKLAGRRLSEGLHQAIEAMEGVRIQQESQTLASTTFQNYFRLYGKLSGMTGTADTEAYEFHQIYGLSVVVIPPNRKIQRQDLNDLVYLSQQEKYQAVIEDIRHCIEKNAPVLVGTASIETSELLSLLLNQAKIPHQVLNAKFHEMEAQIIAQAGRPGTVTIATNMAGRGTDIVLGGSWEAEINALENPSEEQVAKIKADWKERHQTVLEAGGLHIIGTERHESRRIDNQLRGRAGRQGDPGMSRFYLSLEDPLMRLFASDRVKNMMRALGMKEGEAIEHRMVSNAIEKAQRKVEGRNFDIRKHLLEFDDVANDQRQAIYEQRNHLLESDDISGIIDNIRNDVVANMFGGYIPPESLEEQWDVEGLEEALKVEFGLKLPLQTWLDEDNRLNEQGLLKRVQEEMTTTYKAKCEQVGPEMRMVEKQIMLQVLDQLWKEHLASMDHLRQGVNLRAYAQKNPKQEYKRESFELFQELLNNVKFETVRFLARVQIAQPDEAEQLERRRLEEQQRQQMQFQHAEASAIEEPQPQAQLPQDIGRNDPCPCGSGKKFKQCHGKLETAAAEPFVRDFPKVGRNDDCPCGSGKKYKQCHGRLG, from the coding sequence ATGGCTACTAAATTGTTGAAGAAGCTGTTCGGCAGCAAAAATGATCGTGAACTGCGTCGCATGGGCAAACTGGTCGATAAGGTCAATGCACGTGAAGATGAATACCGGGCGCTATCTGACGAAGCGCTGCTGGCCAAAACCGATGAGTTCAAGCAGCGCCTGGAAGCCGGTGAATCTCTGGATCAACTGTTGCCGGAAGCCTTTGCCGCGGTACGTGAGGCAGCTGACCGCTCTCTAGGAATGCGCCATTTTGATGTACAGATGATTGGTGGTATCACCCTTCACGAAGGCAACATCGCCGAGATGAAAACCGGTGAAGGTAAAACCTTGATGGCGACTTTGCCGGCATACCTGAATGCGCTTACCGGTGGCGGCGTTCATATCATTACCGTCAACGATTACCTCGCCAGTCGAGATGCCGAGTGGATGCGCCCGGTCTATGAAAAGCTGGGCTTGACCGTAGGTGTAATTCTCTCCAGCCAGATGCCGTTTGAAAAACAGGGCAACTATGAGGCTGATATCACTTACGGTACCAACAATGAATTTGGCTTCGATTATCTGCGCGACAATATGGCGCTGCGGAAAGAAGACCGTGTTCAGCGCGGCCTGTCCTTTGCAGTAGTGGATGAGGTGGACTCGATCCTGATTGACGAGGCCCGTACCCCACTGATTATTTCCGGTGCTGCCAGTGACAGCTCGGAAACCTACAAACGCATAAATGGTCTGGTGCAGGTGCTGAAAGCCCGCCCTCATCCGGATAAATTGCGCAACGAAAAAATCCAGCACACCAAGGTTCTGTTGAAGCGCGATGGCGGAGAGCCGGAATTGGTGGGAACCGGTGCAGCACTGTCACTGGCAGCTGAGCAGGGCAAAGATCTGGTTCTTGTAGAAGAAGGTAAGCAGCCACTTTGCGAATTACTGCCGACTGGCGATTTTGCCGTTGATGAGAAGTCCCGTTCGGTTGAACTGACTGAGCAGGGCCACGAAAAAATCGAAGACCTGCTGATTAATGAAGGCCTGCTGCAGCCTGAAGAGAACCTTTACCAATCAACAAACCTGAACCTGTTGCACCACGTTCACGCGGCACTTAAAGCTCACAATCTGTTCCGCCGCGATGTTGATTACATTATCGAGAACGGCAGTGTTGTGCTGATTGATGAGCACACTGGTCGGAAACTGGCTGGCCGTCGCCTGTCTGAAGGTCTGCACCAGGCCATCGAAGCAATGGAAGGTGTTCGTATTCAGCAGGAGAGCCAGACCCTGGCATCTACCACATTCCAGAACTACTTCCGCCTTTACGGCAAACTATCTGGAATGACTGGTACGGCTGACACAGAAGCTTACGAATTCCACCAGATTTACGGACTGAGCGTAGTAGTTATTCCGCCTAACCGCAAGATCCAGCGTCAGGACCTGAATGACCTGGTTTACCTGAGCCAGCAAGAGAAGTACCAGGCGGTTATTGAGGATATTCGTCACTGCATCGAAAAAAATGCGCCGGTTCTGGTGGGTACCGCTTCTATCGAAACCTCCGAGCTGCTGTCCCTGTTGCTCAATCAGGCCAAAATTCCTCACCAGGTGTTGAACGCCAAGTTCCACGAAATGGAAGCACAAATTATTGCCCAGGCCGGTCGTCCGGGTACCGTTACCATCGCAACCAATATGGCCGGTCGCGGTACTGATATTGTGTTGGGTGGCAGCTGGGAAGCGGAAATCAACGCGCTGGAAAATCCATCTGAAGAGCAGGTTGCCAAGATCAAGGCTGACTGGAAAGAGCGTCACCAGACGGTTCTGGAAGCCGGCGGTTTACATATCATCGGTACCGAGCGTCACGAATCACGCCGTATTGATAACCAGCTGCGCGGTCGCGCCGGTCGTCAGGGTGACCCCGGTATGTCGCGTTTCTACCTGTCGCTGGAAGATCCGTTGATGCGTCTGTTTGCCTCTGATCGGGTGAAAAACATGATGCGTGCCCTTGGTATGAAAGAGGGTGAAGCGATTGAGCATCGTATGGTGTCCAACGCCATCGAAAAAGCCCAGCGCAAGGTGGAAGGCCGTAACTTTGATATTCGTAAACACCTGCTGGAGTTTGACGATGTTGCCAACGATCAACGTCAGGCGATTTACGAGCAGCGTAACCACCTGCTGGAGTCAGACGATATTTCCGGCATCATCGACAATATTCGCAATGATGTGGTGGCAAATATGTTTGGCGGTTATATCCCGCCGGAGAGCCTCGAGGAGCAGTGGGATGTCGAAGGGCTTGAGGAAGCCCTGAAAGTCGAGTTTGGCCTGAAACTGCCGCTGCAAACCTGGCTGGATGAGGATAATCGTCTCAATGAGCAGGGCCTGTTGAAGCGTGTTCAGGAAGAGATGACGACCACCTATAAAGCCAAGTGCGAACAGGTTGGTCCGGAAATGCGAATGGTCGAGAAACAGATCATGTTGCAAGTACTGGATCAGCTCTGGAAAGAGCACCTGGCCAGCATGGACCACCTCCGCCAGGGCGTGAATCTGCGTGCCTATGCCCAGAAGAACCCCAAGCAGGAGTACAAGCGTGAGTCCTTTGAGCTGTTCCAGGAACTGCTCAATAACGTCAAGTTTGAAACGGTCCGCTTCCTGGCTCGTGTACAAATTGCCCAACCGGATGAAGCTGAACAGTTAGAGCGCCGTCGCCTGGAAGAACAGCAGCGTCAGCAGATGCAGTTCCAGCACGCAGAGGCTTCAGCTATTGAAGAGCCGCAACCACAGGCGCAGTTGCCACAAGATATTGGCCGCAACGATCCATGCCCCTGTGGATCGGGTAAAAAGTTCAAACAGTGTCACGGCAAACTGGAAACTGCTGCCGCAGAGCCATTTGTGCGTGACTTTCCCAAAGTAGGTCGCAATGATGACTGCCCTTGCGGATCAGGTAAAAAGTATAAGCAGTGTCACGGACGGCTTGGCTAA
- a CDS encoding DNA gyrase inhibitor YacG, whose amino-acid sequence MSELKKKPLELSCPTCKKTIEWSDQFPHRPFCSARCKQIDFGDWANETNSIPGEPVLDPELLEEAESIRH is encoded by the coding sequence ATGTCAGAATTGAAGAAAAAACCGCTTGAATTGAGCTGCCCCACCTGCAAGAAAACCATTGAGTGGAGTGATCAATTCCCTCATCGCCCATTCTGTTCTGCGCGTTGCAAACAGATTGATTTTGGTGATTGGGCAAATGAGACAAACAGTATTCCGGGGGAGCCTGTGCTTGATCCGGAATTATTGGAAGAAGCTGAAAGTATAAGGCACTGA
- the mutT gene encoding 8-oxo-dGTP diphosphatase MutT, whose product MKRIHVVAGIIYGQDGRLLIAKRPDHLHKGGLWEFPGGKVDEGESAREALVRELREELAIDVVHCRPFTEIHHDYPDKQVFLDFWKVTTFNGQPHGNEGQPTKWVTLNQLCGYDFPEANEPVVTKLVDEAKSRPKSMQKLAVIHKGYLWAMAMALLLAAAYYFMDDTRGMSEQQKYNYWWLEGITPEPSKLLADQYTLGVLEAACAGVIPPTESRFPSLVDKVDGFLSKVQSLNISYACEAAHYKREMALLKKELEE is encoded by the coding sequence ATGAAACGCATTCACGTAGTAGCCGGAATAATCTATGGCCAGGATGGCCGACTGCTAATAGCCAAACGTCCGGATCATCTCCATAAAGGTGGTCTTTGGGAGTTTCCCGGTGGCAAGGTGGATGAGGGGGAATCAGCTCGCGAAGCGTTGGTTCGTGAGCTGCGCGAAGAGCTGGCAATAGATGTTGTCCATTGCCGTCCCTTTACCGAAATCCATCACGACTACCCCGATAAACAGGTATTTCTCGACTTCTGGAAAGTCACCACATTTAATGGCCAGCCTCATGGTAATGAGGGGCAGCCAACTAAGTGGGTAACACTGAATCAGCTGTGTGGCTACGACTTTCCTGAGGCCAATGAACCGGTTGTAACCAAGCTGGTTGATGAAGCCAAGTCCAGACCGAAATCCATGCAGAAGTTAGCAGTTATTCATAAAGGATATTTGTGGGCTATGGCTATGGCTTTGCTGTTAGCAGCAGCTTATTACTTTATGGATGATACAAGGGGAATGTCAGAGCAGCAGAAATATAACTATTGGTGGCTGGAAGGCATTACTCCGGAACCGTCGAAGTTACTGGCAGATCAATACACACTGGGTGTCTTGGAGGCGGCATGTGCTGGCGTAATTCCACCGACAGAAAGCAGGTTCCCATCCTTGGTGGATAAGGTGGACGGATTTCTTTCGAAGGTGCAGAGCCTCAATATATCCTATGCCTGTGAAGCAGCTCACTACAAACGGGAAATGGCACTACTCAAAAAAGAATTAGAGGAATAA
- a CDS encoding FtsQ-type POTRA domain-containing protein, with product MKQSATNNRSSNRQPGALKGHLWSLLKSTAVISLLVVVVAGGAWGVLSVYGQLDKPVELIAVEGEFKYATRESVGRLVEAELKGGFLSLDLQAIRQRLERDPWIESASVGRRWPNTLEINVVEETPIARWNRHSFLNRRGEVLDVQDNSGLTQLPLLLGPKGQAREVMEQYRHAAELLLPAGLKPMEFRLDERDAWHLKLAGELDVKVGQGQVTEKLKRFLTVYDAVLRERINELKSVDARYPNGVAVSWHSPDTSPENQG from the coding sequence ATGAAACAGTCGGCGACTAACAACAGATCCTCGAATCGGCAGCCAGGTGCGCTGAAGGGGCATCTGTGGTCGCTGCTGAAAAGCACGGCGGTGATCAGCCTGTTGGTTGTAGTTGTAGCCGGTGGTGCCTGGGGAGTTCTGTCGGTCTATGGCCAGTTGGACAAGCCGGTGGAGTTGATTGCGGTTGAGGGTGAATTCAAATACGCGACTCGTGAATCGGTTGGCAGGCTGGTTGAAGCAGAATTGAAAGGCGGTTTTTTAAGTTTGGATCTTCAGGCCATTCGTCAGCGTCTGGAGCGCGATCCCTGGATCGAGAGTGCTTCGGTAGGGCGTCGCTGGCCGAACACCCTGGAGATCAACGTGGTTGAAGAGACACCCATCGCACGTTGGAATCGCCACAGCTTTCTCAACCGTCGGGGTGAGGTGTTGGATGTGCAGGACAACAGTGGTTTGACTCAACTGCCATTGCTGTTGGGGCCAAAGGGGCAGGCCAGGGAAGTGATGGAACAATATCGTCACGCCGCCGAACTGTTACTGCCCGCTGGCCTCAAGCCAATGGAGTTTCGCCTCGATGAACGCGATGCGTGGCACCTGAAGTTGGCAGGAGAACTGGATGTGAAAGTTGGCCAGGGCCAGGTGACTGAAAAGCTGAAGCGTTTTCTGACGGTGTATGACGCTGTTCTTCGGGAACGCATAAATGAACTGAAAAGTGTGGATGCCCGCTACCCGAACGGGGTTGCAGTGAGTTGGCATTCACCGGATACCAGCCCTGAAAATCAGGGTTAA
- a CDS encoding peptidoglycan DD-metalloendopeptidase family protein, with the protein MKIIFIGNKQDSTRSVTLNGWAKVLLSFCFLALPAGAGFVMSQLMNGGKSAPELVEVVEAMQAELAQQKQQLESKQSDARRRLSALTSKLAEMQARLVRLDALGERLTDVASLDDGEFDFSRVPAVGGPETAILGEQEPSDLDHLFQQLERQLQDRELQLEMMESMLVDRKLTEESTVTGRPITKGWMSSKYGWRTDPFHGKRAWHDGVDFAGKEGGDVVATAAGVVIWSGERSGYGHLVEIEHGDGYVTRYGHNKENLVKAGDVVKKGQIIALMGSTGRSTGPHVHFEVYKNGRSVDPATYIKRTVR; encoded by the coding sequence GTGAAAATCATATTCATCGGTAACAAGCAGGACAGTACGCGTTCCGTCACCCTTAATGGGTGGGCGAAAGTGCTGCTGTCTTTCTGTTTCCTGGCACTTCCTGCCGGGGCCGGTTTTGTGATGAGTCAACTCATGAACGGCGGCAAAAGCGCGCCCGAGCTGGTGGAAGTGGTCGAGGCGATGCAAGCCGAGCTGGCCCAGCAAAAGCAGCAGTTGGAAAGCAAGCAGTCTGACGCCCGTCGTCGCTTGTCTGCGCTGACCTCCAAACTGGCTGAAATGCAGGCGCGACTGGTGCGACTTGATGCACTGGGCGAGCGCCTCACTGATGTGGCCAGTCTCGATGATGGTGAATTTGATTTCAGTCGTGTGCCTGCAGTGGGTGGCCCGGAAACTGCAATTTTGGGTGAGCAGGAGCCGAGCGATCTGGATCATCTTTTCCAGCAACTGGAGCGACAGCTTCAGGATCGCGAACTTCAGCTTGAGATGATGGAGTCCATGCTGGTTGACCGCAAGTTAACCGAGGAAAGTACCGTTACCGGGCGACCAATTACCAAAGGTTGGATGTCTTCCAAGTATGGCTGGCGTACTGACCCGTTCCACGGTAAGCGTGCCTGGCACGATGGCGTAGACTTTGCCGGAAAAGAAGGTGGAGATGTAGTTGCTACCGCTGCCGGTGTAGTTATCTGGTCTGGCGAGCGCAGTGGTTACGGGCATCTGGTAGAGATCGAGCATGGTGATGGCTATGTCACACGCTACGGTCACAACAAAGAAAATCTGGTTAAAGCTGGTGATGTGGTCAAAAAAGGCCAGATTATTGCCCTGATGGGTAGCACCGGTCGTTCTACGGGTCCTCACGTACATTTCGAAGTTTACAAAAACGGCCGATCAGTCGATCCGGCTACCTATATCAAGCGAACCGTCCGCTAA
- the ftsA gene encoding cell division protein FtsA, translated as MANSNEERMIVGLDIGTSKVVAIVGAIGPDGNLEIVGTGMHQSAGMKKGVVVNIESTVHSIQRAIEEAELMAGCHIHSVYAGIAGSHIRSLNSHGIVAIKDREVNQLDVERVIDAARAVAIPADQEILHVLPQEFIIDNQEGVREPLGMSGVRLEAKVHLVTCAANAAQNIKKCIRRCGLEVEDIILEQLASSYAVLTEDEKQLGVCLVDIGGGTTDIAIFTDGAIRHTGVIPIAGDQVTNDVAMALRTPTPHAEDLKIKYACALANLAGPEESIKVPSVGDRPPRNLSRQSLAEVVEPRYDELFTLVQAELRRSGFEDLVAAGIVLTGGTSKMEGVVELAEEIFHMPVRLGAPCNVAGLTDIVNNPIHSTGVGLLLYGMKQQREGGANVQRVVEESRGESFFGRMKQWFQGSL; from the coding sequence ATGGCAAACAGCAATGAAGAGAGAATGATTGTCGGACTGGATATTGGCACCTCGAAAGTCGTGGCTATCGTGGGTGCGATCGGGCCGGATGGCAATCTGGAGATTGTCGGCACTGGTATGCACCAGTCGGCGGGCATGAAGAAGGGCGTTGTGGTGAATATTGAATCCACCGTCCACTCCATTCAGCGCGCTATTGAAGAGGCGGAGCTGATGGCTGGTTGTCATATCCACTCGGTGTACGCCGGTATTGCCGGTAGCCACATTCGCAGCCTCAACTCCCACGGTATTGTTGCGATCAAGGATCGCGAAGTGAACCAGCTGGATGTAGAGCGAGTGATTGATGCTGCCAGAGCAGTAGCGATTCCGGCAGACCAGGAAATTCTTCATGTCCTGCCGCAGGAATTCATCATTGATAACCAGGAAGGCGTTCGCGAACCACTGGGCATGTCAGGTGTTCGTTTGGAGGCCAAGGTGCATTTGGTGACCTGTGCCGCCAACGCTGCCCAGAATATCAAAAAGTGCATTCGCCGCTGCGGCCTGGAAGTGGAAGACATCATTCTGGAGCAGCTGGCATCAAGCTATGCCGTTCTGACCGAAGATGAGAAGCAGCTCGGTGTCTGCCTGGTAGATATTGGTGGCGGCACGACTGACATTGCCATCTTTACTGATGGCGCAATTCGCCACACCGGAGTGATTCCAATTGCCGGTGACCAGGTGACCAACGATGTGGCTATGGCACTTCGTACACCGACTCCGCATGCCGAAGATCTGAAGATCAAATACGCCTGTGCGCTGGCTAATCTGGCCGGCCCGGAAGAGAGTATCAAAGTGCCCAGTGTTGGTGACCGACCGCCCCGCAACCTGTCGCGGCAGTCGCTTGCCGAGGTGGTGGAGCCGCGTTACGACGAGCTGTTTACCTTGGTGCAGGCCGAGCTGCGTCGCAGTGGTTTTGAAGACCTGGTTGCAGCTGGCATCGTACTGACTGGCGGTACTTCCAAAATGGAAGGCGTGGTTGAGTTGGCCGAAGAAATTTTCCATATGCCGGTGCGTCTGGGAGCGCCCTGTAACGTCGCTGGCCTGACCGACATCGTCAACAACCCGATCCATTCTACCGGGGTAGGGCTGTTGCTGTACGGAATGAAACAACAGCGGGAAGGAGGAGCGAATGTGCAGCGAGTAGTTGAAGAGAGTCGCGGCGAAAGCTTTTTTGGCCGCATGAAGCAATGGTTCCAGGGCAGCCTGTAA
- the lpxC gene encoding UDP-3-O-acyl-N-acetylglucosamine deacetylase translates to MIRQRTLKNTIRATGVGLHTGEKVYLTLHPAPVDSGIIFRRTDLTPVVEIQAKAENVGDTTLSTTLVNGDVRVSTVEHLLSAMAGLGIDNAIIDVSAPEVPIMDGSAGPFVFLIQSAGIAEQEAPKKFIRIKKEVTVKHDDKVARFKPFDGFKVSFTIDFDHPVFANRALHSEIDFSTTSFVKEVSRARTFGFMHEIEYLRSKGLARGGSLDNAIVVDEYSVLNEDGLRYEDEFVKHKILDAIGDLYLLGNSLIGEFEAYKSGHALNNASLRALIAQTDAWEMVTFEGEDAVAPITYSKPVSAV, encoded by the coding sequence ATGATCAGGCAGCGGACACTGAAAAACACCATTCGCGCTACTGGCGTTGGCCTGCATACCGGCGAAAAGGTCTATCTGACCCTGCATCCGGCGCCGGTTGATTCCGGTATTATTTTCCGTCGTACGGACCTGACTCCGGTTGTCGAGATTCAGGCGAAAGCGGAAAACGTTGGTGACACCACCCTTTCTACCACTCTCGTTAATGGCGATGTGCGGGTTTCCACCGTGGAGCACCTGCTTTCCGCAATGGCGGGTCTGGGTATTGATAACGCCATTATTGATGTGTCGGCTCCGGAAGTTCCTATTATGGACGGTTCCGCCGGCCCGTTTGTGTTCCTGATTCAGTCTGCTGGAATTGCCGAACAGGAAGCCCCGAAAAAATTCATACGTATCAAGAAAGAAGTTACCGTAAAGCATGACGACAAAGTTGCGCGCTTCAAGCCTTTTGACGGCTTCAAGGTCTCTTTCACTATCGATTTTGATCATCCGGTTTTTGCCAACCGGGCCCTGCACTCGGAAATCGACTTCTCTACTACTTCTTTTGTAAAAGAAGTGAGCCGTGCCCGTACATTTGGCTTTATGCACGAGATCGAATATCTGCGCTCCAAAGGGTTGGCCCGTGGTGGCAGCCTGGATAACGCCATTGTTGTTGACGAATATTCCGTTCTCAACGAAGACGGCCTGCGCTACGAGGACGAATTCGTCAAGCACAAGATTCTCGATGCCATTGGCGATTTGTACCTGCTCGGCAACAGCCTGATTGGCGAGTTCGAAGCTTATAAATCCGGTCACGCCCTGAACAATGCTTCCCTGCGTGCCCTGATTGCCCAGACTGATGCCTGGGAAATGGTTACTTTTGAAGGTGAGGATGCGGTTGCGCCAATCACCTACAGCAAGCCGGTTTCGGCTGTGTAG